In Bacillota bacterium, a genomic segment contains:
- a CDS encoding lipoate--protein ligase family protein translates to MAVDEAILRCHAQGKAPPTFRLYGWRPPALSLGRLQSFHREVDTEACRRLGVDVVRRPTGGRAVLHDMEVTYSFIVSESNPFIPRDLGASFSIATSGIIKGLGRFGVTARIQGGRLAGRPGPHREASPRECQSAACFDAPSWYEVVAEDGRKLVGSAQARIAGVLLQHGSILLDFDIQKLVSIFKFKDPAEQDRVAAELREKATSLSELLGRPVGFEEVCDAVAWGVREYFRDAMQGSAMQVDFEIDFEEGQLTPDELALAEELAATKYGMDAWTAQR, encoded by the coding sequence ATGGCTGTGGATGAGGCCATATTGAGGTGTCATGCTCAGGGGAAAGCCCCTCCGACCTTTAGGCTATATGGGTGGAGGCCTCCGGCCCTATCCCTCGGACGACTCCAGTCCTTTCACCGCGAGGTCGACACCGAGGCCTGCAGGCGGCTCGGCGTGGACGTCGTGCGAAGGCCAACGGGCGGCCGGGCCGTGCTCCATGACATGGAGGTTACTTACAGCTTCATCGTAAGCGAATCTAACCCGTTCATCCCACGGGACCTGGGCGCCTCTTTCAGCATTGCGACGAGCGGGATAATCAAGGGGCTCGGCCGGTTCGGCGTGACAGCCAGGATTCAGGGCGGCCGGCTTGCCGGGCGTCCAGGCCCGCATCGCGAGGCTTCCCCCCGTGAATGCCAGTCCGCTGCATGCTTTGATGCCCCCTCTTGGTATGAGGTTGTAGCGGAGGACGGCCGCAAGCTCGTCGGCAGCGCCCAGGCCCGCATCGCGGGTGTGCTTTTGCAGCATGGCTCCATTTTGCTTGACTTCGATATCCAAAAGCTTGTAAGCATTTTTAAGTTCAAGGATCCCGCCGAGCAGGATAGGGTCGCCGCGGAGCTCCGGGAAAAGGCTACTTCGCTGTCGGAGTTGCTCGGCCGGCCTGTGGGATTTGAGGAGGTCTGCGACGCCGTCGCCTGGGGGGTTCGAGAGTATTTTCGCGATGCGATGCAAGGCTCTGCTATGCAGGTTGACTTCGAGATTGACTTTGAGGAGGGCCAGCTCACCCCCGATGAACTTGCCCTCGCCGAGGAGCTCGCGGCTACCAAGTACGGGATGGACGCCTGGACGGCGCAGAGATAA
- a CDS encoding radical SAM protein — MKSIRVSLGTAILLGLVRGRNNVDPTTAYLLTEGGCVRACAFCAQASAVASGRAGDERNEKDVVVKEKDMLSRVVWPSFPLDDVVGAIARNAVGVIRRVCFQVTSRPGVLEDVKEAVMALQEAFRREVAGVAGIGPAGAMVGVGASGHSGCAAGSVPGIPISVSYHPGRLDEIEELFALGVERIGIALDAANERIFRDIKGGSFTQTLDLLERAARNFPGKVSTHIIVGLGETEEEALKLIQRLHDGGIAVGLFAFTPVKGTPLENRCPPDIGAYRRIQAGRHLIVKGISRVESFTFSGEGGESRVAGLGISPSELARILAPGDAFRTSGCVECNRPYYNERPGGMIYNYPRSLAGDEVRQAIEEMGLPGLSY; from the coding sequence TTGAAGTCTATCCGGGTTTCCCTCGGGACCGCGATCCTGCTCGGGCTCGTCAGGGGGAGGAACAATGTCGACCCGACGACCGCATATCTCCTGACGGAGGGCGGTTGCGTGAGGGCCTGCGCCTTTTGCGCCCAGGCGAGCGCGGTAGCGAGCGGGCGCGCCGGCGACGAGAGAAATGAGAAGGATGTCGTGGTGAAGGAGAAGGATATGCTGTCCCGGGTTGTATGGCCATCCTTCCCGCTGGACGATGTGGTGGGGGCGATAGCGAGAAATGCTGTGGGTGTGATCAGGCGGGTGTGCTTTCAGGTCACGAGCAGGCCGGGTGTGCTGGAGGACGTGAAGGAGGCTGTCATGGCCCTGCAGGAGGCGTTTCGCCGCGAGGTCGCCGGGGTTGCGGGGATCGGGCCCGCTGGGGCCATGGTTGGTGTTGGGGCCAGTGGTCACAGTGGATGTGCCGCTGGCAGCGTGCCGGGCATCCCTATTTCGGTCTCATATCACCCAGGGCGGCTCGATGAGATCGAGGAGCTCTTCGCCCTCGGAGTGGAGAGGATAGGTATAGCCCTGGATGCCGCGAACGAGCGGATATTTCGCGACATAAAGGGCGGCTCGTTCACGCAAACCCTTGATTTACTCGAGCGCGCGGCGAGAAATTTCCCGGGAAAAGTGAGCACGCACATTATAGTAGGCCTGGGCGAGACCGAGGAGGAGGCTTTGAAGCTAATCCAGCGTCTGCATGACGGCGGTATCGCCGTTGGGCTGTTCGCCTTCACCCCGGTCAAGGGAACGCCGCTGGAGAACCGCTGCCCGCCCGATATCGGGGCCTACCGGCGCATCCAGGCGGGCAGGCACCTTATCGTCAAGGGCATCTCCAGGGTCGAGTCCTTCACCTTTAGCGGTGAAGGTGGGGAGTCGAGGGTAGCTGGATTAGGCATCTCCCCCTCCGAGCTTGCGCGCATTCTCGCGCCAGGGGACGCCTTCAGGACCTCGGGGTGCGTTGAGTGTAACCGGCCCTATTATAACGAAAGGCCTGGGGGTATGATTTACAACTACCCGAGGTCGCTTGCGGGGGATGAGGTGCGGCAAGCTATCGAGGAGATGGGGTTGCCCGGGCTATCATATTGA
- a CDS encoding radical SAM protein gives MEFVNPFRTGVVSVTGTACALKCAHCNGHYLRHMLTRDRWEQLDKNVIRSCLVSGGCDRNGKVPILESLDAVRELGKKFRLNIHPGLLDEDEARRLGEVASVVSFDFVVDDETIEEVYGLPGRGEDYVRTYIALRRYARVVPHICIGIKGGEVRGEFRSIDILHELGVDAIIFLVLIPTRGTRYESASPPELREVGRVFEYARQRFPGTPLYLGCMRPHGVYREKVDRLAIDAGLDRIVLPARGAVAYAESLGIDVAWREECCSF, from the coding sequence TTGGAGTTTGTCAACCCATTCCGGACCGGGGTCGTGAGTGTTACAGGGACGGCATGTGCGCTCAAGTGCGCGCACTGCAACGGGCATTATCTCCGGCACATGCTTACCCGGGATCGGTGGGAGCAATTGGATAAGAATGTGATCAGGAGCTGTCTTGTGAGCGGCGGCTGCGATAGGAACGGGAAGGTCCCGATTCTGGAGAGCCTGGATGCCGTCAGGGAGCTGGGCAAGAAGTTCAGGCTGAATATCCACCCCGGGCTTCTCGATGAGGACGAGGCGCGGAGGCTGGGCGAGGTGGCGAGCGTCGTATCCTTCGATTTTGTGGTGGATGATGAAACCATAGAGGAGGTTTATGGGCTGCCGGGGCGGGGCGAGGATTATGTGAGGACCTATATCGCGTTGCGAAGATATGCCCGAGTTGTGCCGCACATCTGTATCGGGATAAAAGGCGGCGAGGTGCGCGGCGAGTTCCGGTCGATTGATATCCTACACGAGCTGGGGGTTGACGCTATCATATTTTTAGTGCTCATTCCTACGCGGGGCACGCGCTATGAATCGGCCTCTCCGCCTGAACTCCGGGAGGTGGGGCGCGTCTTTGAATACGCGAGGCAGCGTTTCCCGGGGACCCCGCTCTACCTGGGCTGCATGCGGCCACACGGGGTTTACCGGGAAAAGGTGGACAGGCTCGCCATCGATGCAGGGCTGGACCGGATCGTCCTCCCGGCTAGAGGGGCTGTGGCCTACGCTGAAAGCCTTGGGATTGATGTTGCGTGGCGAGAGGAGTGTTGCTCATTTTGA
- the gcvPB gene encoding aminomethyl-transferring glycine dehydrogenase subunit GcvPB — translation MNGAEQLQPGQEWRQGWRSRPRGEVEPLIFELGSDGRRGYSLPECDVPEREVEELIPPEFLRQGEPRLPEVSEIEVIRHFTRLSQLNYGVDVGFYPLGSCTMKYNPKVNEDVASLPGFTRLHPYEPEELVQGALELMYRLEGYLAAISGMERVTLQPAAGAHGELTGLMMIKAYHEHRGEGGRRRKVIIPDSAHGTNPASAALCGYQVVEVKSDERGGVDIADLRALVGEDTAALMLTNPNTLGLFDENIVEIARIIHDSGGLLYYDGANMNATLGIARPGDMGFDVVHFNLHKTFSTPHGGGGPGAGPVGVNSDLVPFLPVPTVEMEVIPAGSEGHESSGRGGSAGREGGQNGWQNSCGERVCYWLNYDRPLSIGRVRAFYGNFGVLVKAYAYIRALGADGLRRVAENAVLNANYVMRRLSGHYILPYDRHCKHEFVLSGRDLAEHGVHTMDVAKALLDYGFHAPTIYFPAIIKEAIMIEPTETEPKEVLDAFVDAMIDIKERAARAPEELKAAPKTTVVGRLDEVTAARRPRLRWSLSTHSGPGS, via the coding sequence ATGAATGGCGCGGAGCAGTTGCAGCCCGGGCAAGAATGGCGGCAGGGCTGGCGCAGCCGGCCCAGGGGCGAGGTTGAACCGCTAATATTTGAACTGGGTTCGGATGGCCGGCGAGGCTATTCCCTCCCTGAATGCGATGTGCCCGAGCGTGAGGTCGAGGAGCTGATTCCCCCTGAATTCTTGCGCCAGGGCGAGCCGCGCTTGCCTGAGGTGAGCGAGATCGAGGTCATACGCCACTTCACGAGGCTCTCCCAGCTGAATTACGGTGTGGATGTGGGGTTTTATCCTTTGGGGTCGTGCACCATGAAATATAACCCCAAGGTCAACGAGGATGTCGCGAGCCTTCCGGGGTTTACGCGCCTGCACCCCTATGAGCCGGAGGAGTTGGTGCAGGGCGCTCTGGAGCTCATGTATAGGCTCGAGGGCTACCTCGCGGCGATCAGCGGGATGGAGCGCGTGACGTTACAGCCCGCGGCGGGGGCTCACGGTGAGCTTACGGGGCTCATGATGATAAAGGCATATCATGAGCACAGGGGCGAGGGTGGGCGGCGCAGGAAGGTTATCATCCCGGACTCGGCTCACGGGACCAACCCCGCCAGCGCCGCGCTATGCGGCTATCAGGTCGTCGAGGTGAAGTCGGATGAGCGTGGCGGGGTCGATATCGCTGACCTGAGGGCGCTGGTGGGCGAGGATACGGCCGCCCTGATGTTGACCAACCCGAATACGCTGGGCCTGTTCGATGAGAACATCGTCGAGATAGCGAGGATTATTCACGATAGCGGTGGCCTTCTTTATTATGATGGGGCGAATATGAATGCGACCCTTGGGATAGCTCGGCCCGGCGACATGGGATTTGATGTGGTGCATTTCAACCTGCACAAGACCTTCTCGACCCCGCATGGCGGGGGTGGGCCGGGTGCGGGGCCCGTTGGGGTAAATTCCGATCTCGTGCCCTTCCTGCCTGTGCCGACTGTGGAGATGGAGGTCATACCGGCGGGGTCCGAGGGGCATGAATCCAGCGGGCGAGGCGGGAGCGCCGGGCGGGAAGGGGGGCAGAATGGGTGGCAAAATTCATGTGGGGAGCGGGTGTGCTACTGGCTGAATTATGACCGGCCTCTTTCCATCGGCAGGGTCAGGGCGTTCTATGGGAATTTCGGGGTGCTCGTGAAGGCTTATGCTTATATCCGCGCGCTCGGGGCTGACGGGCTCAGGCGGGTTGCCGAAAACGCTGTGTTGAACGCCAACTACGTGATGCGGAGGCTGTCCGGGCATTACATCCTGCCCTACGACCGCCACTGCAAACATGAGTTCGTGCTATCAGGAAGAGATCTTGCGGAGCATGGCGTACATACAATGGATGTTGCGAAGGCGCTGCTGGATTATGGTTTTCATGCCCCAACCATATATTTTCCTGCTATAATAAAGGAAGCCATTATGATCGAGCCCACGGAGACGGAGCCCAAAGAGGTGCTGGATGCGTTTGTGGACGCTATGATAGATATAAAGGAGCGCGCCGCGAGGGCTCCGGAGGAGCTCAAGGCTGCTCCGAAAACTACAGTTGTCGGGCGGCTGGATGAAGTTACTGCTGCAAGGAGGCCCAGGCTACGTTGGAGTTTGTCAACCCATTCCGGACCGGGGTCGTGA
- the gcvPA gene encoding aminomethyl-transferring glycine dehydrogenase subunit GcvPA: MDYIPNTDRDRQEMLDAIGVASIEELFADIPGEVRSPGPSGPSGPSGPSGPADPARSAESAKSGSAGIAGATGAGPTGGSMSLPAAMSEYELTQHMARLARKNGTLDEYVCFRGAGAYDHFIPSAVSHIAGRSEFYTAYTPYQAEVSQGTLTSIFEYQSLICELTAMDISNASLYDGASAVAEAAILARKFTKRDEVLVSKAVHPEHRLTLRTYARNLGMTVREIPILAGPVGRLDLSDRGEYGRTDIGILGDAITDKTACVIMQSPNFFGVIERMREASELTHERGTLFVASVDPISLGLLAPPGEYGADITVGEGQALGNPLWFGGPYLGFFACRADLVRYMPGRVVGEARDAAGRRGFVLTLQAREQHVRRERATSNICSNEALCALAAAVYLSLLGKAGIREVARLCLQKSHYLAGVLAERLKGVEGFRLPFGTPFFKEFVVEIPDRNPAHSHSWDAINRRLLAEKIIGPLPLARFYGAEGTESAGGGGCHNGSCHNDNSAGSDGKDKDKDGMIWGLRPGNAALLCVTEKRTKIEMDRLVDAIADALLPG; the protein is encoded by the coding sequence ATGGATTACATCCCAAATACGGACAGGGACCGCCAGGAGATGCTTGATGCTATAGGTGTGGCGTCCATAGAAGAGCTTTTCGCGGACATCCCCGGAGAGGTGCGATCGCCCGGCCCGTCCGGCCCGTCCGGCCCGTCCGGCCCGTCCGGCCCGGCTGATCCGGCTAGATCGGCCGAATCGGCCAAATCGGGCTCAGCTGGGATAGCTGGCGCCACCGGGGCCGGCCCCACAGGTGGCAGCATGTCCCTTCCCGCGGCCATGTCAGAATATGAGCTAACGCAGCATATGGCTAGACTTGCCCGGAAAAACGGCACGCTCGATGAATATGTCTGCTTCCGGGGCGCGGGCGCGTACGATCATTTCATCCCGAGCGCGGTTTCTCATATAGCCGGGCGATCGGAGTTCTACACGGCCTATACCCCCTACCAGGCCGAGGTCAGCCAGGGGACGCTTACATCCATCTTTGAATACCAATCCCTGATCTGCGAGCTCACGGCCATGGATATAAGCAACGCGTCGCTCTACGATGGGGCGAGCGCGGTTGCCGAGGCGGCCATCCTGGCGCGCAAATTTACCAAACGAGACGAGGTCCTGGTGTCGAAGGCGGTTCACCCGGAGCACCGGCTCACCCTCAGGACCTATGCGCGCAACCTCGGGATGACCGTGCGCGAGATTCCGATCCTCGCAGGCCCGGTGGGGAGGCTGGACCTAAGCGATCGCGGGGAATATGGCCGCACAGACATCGGCATCCTGGGGGATGCGATAACCGATAAGACAGCATGCGTCATTATGCAGAGCCCGAACTTCTTCGGGGTCATCGAGCGGATGCGGGAGGCGTCGGAGCTCACTCATGAGCGAGGGACGCTGTTTGTAGCGAGCGTGGACCCGATCTCCCTGGGGCTCCTCGCACCGCCAGGCGAATACGGCGCCGATATCACGGTGGGCGAGGGGCAGGCGCTCGGGAACCCGCTCTGGTTTGGAGGTCCCTATCTCGGATTTTTCGCATGCCGCGCCGACCTTGTCCGCTATATGCCCGGGCGCGTTGTCGGGGAAGCCAGGGATGCCGCGGGGCGGAGGGGATTCGTGCTCACGCTCCAGGCCAGGGAGCAGCATGTGCGGCGGGAGCGGGCCACGTCGAATATATGTTCCAACGAGGCCCTGTGCGCGCTCGCCGCGGCGGTATACCTGTCCCTTTTGGGGAAGGCGGGCATCCGCGAGGTGGCGCGGCTTTGCCTGCAAAAGTCGCATTATCTGGCGGGGGTGCTGGCGGAGAGATTGAAGGGTGTGGAAGGATTCCGGTTGCCATTCGGCACGCCCTTTTTCAAGGAATTTGTAGTAGAGATTCCTGACCGGAACCCGGCCCATAGCCATAGCTGGGACGCGATAAACCGCAGGCTCCTCGCTGAGAAGATCATAGGGCCCCTCCCGCTTGCGCGTTTTTATGGTGCTGAGGGCACTGAGAGCGCTGGGGGCGGCGGTTGCCATAATGGTAGCTGCCATAATGATAACAGTGCCGGTAGCGACGGTAAGGACAAAGACAAGGACGGCATGATATGGGGTCTCAGGCCCGGCAACGCCGCCCTCCTCTGCGTAACTGAGAAAAGGACGAAGATCGAGATGGATAGGCTCGTAGATGCCATTGCAGACGCGCTTTTGCCAGGATAG
- the gcvH gene encoding glycine cleavage system protein GcvH has translation MYYPEDLRYSKKHEWVRVDGGRATVGITQYAQDQLGAVVGIDLPEIGKAVELGGELADIDSMKTADVIYAPVSGTVVEVNSALEGHPEYINDDPYGEGWICVLEMSDPGEIDSLMTAGEYEAFIQGLRAG, from the coding sequence ATGTATTATCCAGAGGATTTAAGGTACAGCAAAAAGCATGAATGGGTGAGAGTTGATGGTGGGCGCGCGACGGTTGGGATCACCCAGTATGCGCAGGACCAGCTCGGGGCGGTGGTCGGCATCGACCTCCCCGAGATTGGCAAGGCCGTTGAGTTAGGCGGGGAGCTTGCGGATATTGATTCCATGAAGACGGCGGATGTGATATACGCGCCAGTTAGCGGGACTGTGGTGGAGGTGAATAGCGCGCTCGAGGGTCACCCTGAATATATCAACGATGACCCGTATGGGGAGGGGTGGATCTGCGTGCTGGAGATGTCCGACCCTGGCGAGATAGATTCACTGATGACCGCCGGGGAATACGAGGCCTTTATACAGGGCCTTCGCGCAGGATGA
- a CDS encoding glycine cleavage system protein T, which translates to MEMVLVALRTPFYESHIEAGAKMIEFAGWEMPLHYGDILEEHRRVRGACGLFDLSHMGEIEVEGRRALEVIQLVTTNDASRLEPGQAQYSLICREDGGILDDIVVYRLPGAGLGRSDRGDNDHGDSNRGGSDYCGSAGGNDSYLLVVNAANTTKDYEWIHDKWFNRGWGISNLPDAAGSSGSDLGDMSAGWEPRESSKVITGSSPGYGPGGGLVGGAGGAGGRGGTSGGAGSYAGSGTEVRDRSSDTALLAIQGPKSQEVLQRLTGLELGKLRYYWCACGEVAGVDSLVSRTGYTGEDGFEIYFDPGRGQATRLWGAILDAGRDFGIIPCGLGARDTLRVEAGYPLYGHELTEEINPFEAGLGWVVKLDKGDFIGRGALVEAYRKPISRRLKGFKLKERGVPRPGCELRREGLPAGIVTSGTLSPTLGVGIGLGYLGFGRRRHGGSDSDGCSWGSGCSGGYGDGDDGDELSVVIRGREVRAEITRVPFVPSRVRRR; encoded by the coding sequence TTGGAGATGGTGCTTGTGGCGCTGAGGACTCCGTTTTATGAATCACACATCGAAGCGGGCGCGAAGATGATCGAATTCGCGGGCTGGGAGATGCCGCTTCACTACGGCGACATATTGGAGGAGCACAGGCGCGTCCGGGGGGCCTGCGGGCTTTTTGACCTTTCGCATATGGGGGAGATAGAGGTAGAGGGGCGCCGGGCTCTGGAGGTTATCCAGCTTGTAACAACTAACGATGCAAGCCGGCTTGAGCCCGGCCAGGCCCAGTATTCGCTGATCTGTCGCGAGGACGGCGGAATCCTGGATGATATCGTCGTTTACAGGCTTCCCGGCGCCGGCTTGGGCCGTAGTGATCGTGGCGACAATGATCATGGTGACAGTAACCGTGGTGGCAGTGACTATTGTGGCAGCGCCGGAGGGAACGACAGCTATCTTCTGGTCGTCAACGCGGCAAATACGACGAAGGATTATGAATGGATCCATGACAAGTGGTTTAACCGTGGTTGGGGCATATCAAACCTGCCAGATGCTGCAGGCAGCTCTGGAAGTGACTTGGGCGACATGAGCGCTGGCTGGGAGCCTAGGGAAAGCTCGAAAGTGATTACAGGGTCCAGCCCGGGGTACGGGCCGGGAGGGGGTCTTGTGGGCGGCGCAGGCGGCGCAGGCGGCAGAGGCGGCACAAGCGGTGGCGCAGGTAGCTACGCAGGGAGCGGCACAGAGGTAAGGGACCGTTCCAGTGATACGGCGCTCCTCGCCATCCAGGGCCCCAAGTCGCAGGAGGTGTTGCAGCGCCTGACAGGCCTCGAGCTTGGGAAGCTCCGGTATTACTGGTGTGCCTGTGGCGAGGTTGCCGGCGTGGATTCGCTGGTATCCAGGACGGGGTATACAGGCGAGGATGGATTTGAGATATATTTCGACCCAGGCCGGGGCCAGGCAACCAGGTTGTGGGGTGCAATACTGGATGCTGGGCGCGATTTCGGGATCATCCCGTGCGGCCTCGGCGCGCGCGATACGCTGAGGGTCGAGGCGGGGTACCCCCTTTACGGCCACGAACTCACCGAGGAGATTAACCCCTTCGAGGCAGGGCTTGGGTGGGTGGTGAAGCTGGATAAAGGGGATTTCATCGGGCGGGGAGCGCTGGTGGAGGCTTATAGGAAGCCGATATCGCGGAGACTTAAGGGGTTCAAGCTAAAGGAGAGAGGGGTGCCGCGACCCGGCTGCGAGCTCAGGAGGGAGGGTCTCCCGGCCGGGATTGTGACGAGCGGAACTCTCTCGCCGACCCTGGGCGTGGGGATCGGCCTGGGATATCTCGGGTTTGGACGTCGCAGGCACGGCGGGAGTGATAGCGATGGCTGTAGCTGGGGCTCCGGCTGTAGCGGTGGTTATGGCGATGGCGACGACGGAGATGAACTCAGCGTCGTCATAAGGGGCAGGGAAGTGAGGGCCGAGATAACGAGGGTTCCATTCGTCCCGTCCAGGGTCAGGCGGCGCTGA
- a CDS encoding radical SAM protein, whose translation MLSSVLSKCRLCPRRCRADRASGEMGFCGAGILPRVARAALHHWEEPCVSGTRGSGTVFFSRCNMRCVFCQNHRISHGGFGKEIAAGELAGIFLRLQARGAHNINLVSPTPFIPQITEALLAARAGGLTIPVVYNTNAYELPDALRLLDGLVDIYLPDLKYASDELAVRYSAAPRYFEFATQAILEMLRQVGPPQFDEHGLVTRGLIVRHLVLPGQVGDSRRVLDWIRANLPLEVYVSVMSQYTPMFRAKSHPELNRRLTREEYDDVLDHFVSIGLENGYMQEESSAREDFVPDFDLTGL comes from the coding sequence GATCGCGCCTCCGGGGAAATGGGCTTCTGCGGGGCCGGGATCTTGCCCAGGGTTGCGCGGGCTGCGTTGCATCACTGGGAAGAGCCGTGCGTCAGCGGGACGCGGGGCTCAGGGACGGTGTTCTTTTCGCGCTGCAATATGCGCTGTGTATTCTGTCAAAACCACCGCATAAGCCATGGCGGGTTCGGCAAGGAGATCGCCGCCGGGGAGCTTGCCGGGATATTCCTGAGGCTCCAGGCGAGGGGGGCACATAATATAAACCTTGTTTCGCCGACGCCGTTCATCCCCCAGATTACAGAGGCTCTTCTGGCTGCCAGGGCCGGGGGCCTGACAATTCCCGTAGTATACAACACCAATGCTTACGAGCTTCCGGACGCCCTGCGCCTTCTCGACGGACTCGTCGACATATACCTTCCCGACCTCAAGTATGCCAGCGACGAACTCGCGGTTAGATATTCGGCAGCCCCGCGCTATTTCGAATTCGCAACCCAGGCCATCCTGGAGATGCTGAGGCAGGTGGGACCGCCGCAATTTGATGAACACGGCCTTGTTACCCGGGGGCTTATTGTGCGTCATCTCGTGCTGCCGGGCCAAGTGGGAGATTCCAGGAGGGTGCTCGACTGGATACGGGCCAATCTCCCGCTGGAGGTTTACGTGAGCGTTATGTCGCAATACACGCCCATGTTTAGGGCCAAGAGTCACCCTGAGCTCAACAGGCGGCTGACGAGGGAGGAATATGACGACGTGTTGGACCATTTCGTTTCAATCGGGCTTGAGAACGGTTATATGCAGGAGGAATCGTCGGCGCGAGAGGACTTTGTGCCGGATTTCGACTTGACTGGTCTATAG